In the Candidatus Nitrospira nitrosa genome, one interval contains:
- the tyrS gene encoding tyrosine--tRNA ligase, whose protein sequence is MKDVAQQLDLILRGAVEVIQQTELEAKLKRSLSEKRPLRIKAGFDPTAPDLHLGHTVLIHKLKHFQDLGHNVIFLIGDFTGMIGDPTGVSETRKALTKEQVQENAKTYQRQIFKILDPEKTTIEFNSRWMGTMTADGLIQLAAHYRVARMMERDDFHKRYHEQKPISVHEFLYPLVQGYDSVALKADVELGGTDQKFNLLVGRELQRDYGQESQVVITMPLLEGTDGVKKMSKSVGNYIALEDKPGEMFGKVMSISDTLMYRYYELLTTEDLNHARSLHPMEAKQTLAELIVAQYHGAEAGKQARGEFAQKFQKQEFPDEPDVRVQLTANDLRDGKAIGLVDLVAKTGLVPSKSEARRLIIQGGLELDGQKQSDANATLEVVQGKQHRLKIGRRKFATVERVE, encoded by the coding sequence ATGAAAGATGTAGCCCAACAACTCGACCTCATTCTCCGTGGTGCGGTCGAGGTCATTCAGCAGACCGAGCTCGAGGCCAAGCTGAAGCGATCCCTCTCGGAGAAACGACCGTTACGCATTAAGGCGGGCTTCGATCCGACGGCGCCCGATCTGCATCTGGGGCACACCGTCCTCATCCATAAATTGAAACACTTTCAAGATCTTGGGCATAACGTGATCTTCCTGATCGGGGATTTCACGGGGATGATCGGTGATCCGACCGGCGTCTCCGAGACGCGTAAGGCGCTCACCAAGGAGCAGGTTCAGGAGAATGCCAAGACCTATCAACGTCAGATCTTCAAGATTCTCGATCCTGAGAAGACCACTATTGAATTCAATAGCCGCTGGATGGGAACGATGACTGCCGATGGATTGATCCAACTGGCCGCGCATTATCGCGTTGCCAGAATGATGGAACGCGACGATTTTCACAAACGGTACCATGAGCAGAAGCCCATCAGTGTCCATGAGTTTCTCTACCCGCTCGTGCAGGGATATGACTCCGTTGCCCTGAAAGCGGATGTGGAACTGGGCGGGACAGATCAGAAGTTCAATCTTCTGGTCGGACGCGAGTTGCAGCGAGACTACGGTCAGGAGTCACAGGTCGTCATTACCATGCCGTTGCTCGAAGGCACGGACGGCGTGAAGAAGATGAGCAAGAGCGTCGGGAACTACATTGCACTCGAAGACAAGCCGGGTGAGATGTTCGGCAAGGTCATGTCGATCAGCGACACCCTGATGTATCGATATTATGAGCTGCTGACAACGGAAGATCTCAATCATGCCCGGTCACTGCATCCGATGGAAGCCAAACAGACGCTTGCCGAGTTGATTGTGGCGCAGTATCACGGAGCAGAGGCTGGGAAGCAGGCAAGAGGGGAGTTTGCGCAGAAGTTCCAGAAACAAGAGTTTCCCGATGAACCGGATGTGCGAGTGCAGCTGACTGCAAACGATCTGCGAGATGGAAAGGCCATTGGGTTGGTTGATCTCGTAGCCAAGACAGGACTGGTCCCCAGCAAGAGCGAGGCCCGCCGGTTGATCATTCAAGGTGGCCTCGAACTCGACGGACAGAAACAGAGTGATGCCAATGCCACGCTTGAGGTTGTCCAGGGCAAACAGCATCGTTTGAAAATCGGGCGACGAAAGTTTGCGACGGTGGAACGGGTTGAATAG
- the gcvH gene encoding glycine cleavage system protein GcvH produces the protein MIPSDLRYHQEHEWVRVDGKQATVGISHFAQDALGDIVFLDLPKVGAIVKVGQQIGEVESTKTTSTIYTPVSGTVTKINQDLKDRPEVVNSDPYGKGWMAVIELSNPGEVEQLMTAAQYEAFLASQKH, from the coding sequence ATGATTCCATCCGATTTGCGGTATCACCAAGAACATGAATGGGTTCGAGTTGACGGCAAACAGGCGACGGTGGGGATCAGCCATTTTGCGCAGGATGCCTTGGGCGACATCGTCTTTCTGGACCTTCCGAAGGTCGGGGCGATCGTGAAAGTTGGGCAACAGATTGGGGAAGTGGAGTCGACCAAAACGACTTCAACGATCTACACGCCGGTGAGCGGGACGGTCACCAAGATCAACCAGGACCTGAAAGATCGTCCTGAGGTGGTGAATTCGGACCCCTATGGCAAGGGATGGATGGCTGTCATTGAGCTGAGCAATCCCGGAGAAGTTGAACAACTGATGACGGCCGCGCAATACGAGGCTTTTCTCGCCAGCCAGAAGCATTGA
- the lpdA gene encoding dihydrolipoyl dehydrogenase: MTSSPHIAILGAGPGGYVAAIRAAQLGARVTVIEREKLGGVCLNWGCIPSKSLLSVVELGDKLKKAEDLGLMLQAPAAYDLARMVARKDKVVATLVKGIATLFKGWGIEQVVGLGAIKDAGTLAVTLPDGAQREIHADALVIATGSSWPNLPQFPIDGRQIVTSQQMLDLTQVPASLAILGGGVEGCEFAALYSGLGTEVTILELMPRLLPLEDEEISSTIERELKKRGVTVMTGTTVEKAARSSESLALSLKDGTTIATEKLLVSVGRGFNSQGIGLEQVGVALGRRGEVLVDEFMQTNVPGIYAIGDVTGKAMLAHVASAQGLVAVENILGHQRAIDYSVIPAGIFTLPEIGRVGLTEQQARARAEENGKDPNQAVKVGRFRYGALGKAQATGETTGFYKVIADAETDRILGMHMLGAHAADLIHEPALAMQVGATATQVARLIHAHPTLAEGVMESMEDLDGAAIHQLRKTGKG; the protein is encoded by the coding sequence ATGACCTCCTCACCCCACATCGCGATTCTTGGTGCCGGCCCTGGCGGCTATGTCGCAGCCATCCGTGCGGCTCAGCTCGGGGCACGGGTTACGGTCATTGAGCGAGAAAAACTCGGCGGGGTCTGCCTCAACTGGGGCTGTATTCCCAGCAAGTCGCTCCTCTCTGTCGTGGAGCTCGGTGACAAGCTCAAAAAAGCGGAGGATCTGGGGCTGATGCTCCAGGCACCGGCGGCCTATGATCTTGCCCGTATGGTGGCTCGGAAAGATAAAGTCGTGGCCACGCTGGTGAAGGGGATCGCGACGCTGTTCAAAGGCTGGGGGATCGAACAGGTTGTCGGGCTGGGGGCTATCAAAGATGCAGGCACCTTAGCCGTGACACTACCGGATGGAGCGCAGCGTGAGATTCACGCGGATGCGCTGGTGATTGCCACCGGGTCTTCTTGGCCGAATCTTCCCCAATTTCCCATCGATGGACGGCAGATCGTGACCAGCCAGCAGATGCTGGACTTGACACAAGTCCCGGCCAGCCTTGCCATTCTTGGTGGTGGGGTGGAGGGTTGCGAGTTTGCCGCGTTGTACAGTGGTCTTGGTACAGAGGTCACCATTCTTGAACTCATGCCGCGACTCTTGCCATTGGAGGATGAGGAGATTTCGTCCACGATCGAGCGTGAGTTGAAAAAGCGGGGCGTGACAGTGATGACTGGCACGACGGTGGAGAAGGCAGCGCGATCATCGGAGTCGCTGGCGCTGTCGTTGAAAGACGGGACGACGATAGCAACCGAAAAGCTCTTGGTCTCGGTCGGACGCGGATTCAACTCCCAAGGGATTGGATTGGAACAGGTCGGTGTCGCGCTTGGGCGTCGTGGCGAAGTGCTGGTTGATGAGTTCATGCAGACGAATGTTCCCGGCATCTATGCGATCGGTGATGTGACCGGCAAGGCGATGTTGGCCCATGTCGCGTCAGCGCAGGGGCTGGTGGCAGTTGAGAATATCTTGGGGCACCAACGGGCGATCGATTATAGCGTCATCCCAGCCGGTATCTTCACACTTCCGGAGATTGGACGTGTGGGATTGACCGAGCAACAGGCCAGAGCACGTGCGGAGGAAAACGGAAAGGATCCGAATCAGGCGGTGAAGGTCGGACGGTTTCGGTATGGGGCTCTGGGGAAGGCTCAAGCGACAGGCGAGACGACCGGATTCTACAAAGTCATTGCTGATGCCGAGACTGATCGGATTCTCGGTATGCATATGCTTGGGGCCCATGCAGCAGACCTCATTCATGAACCGGCGTTGGCGATGCAGGTTGGGGCGACGGCTACGCAAGTCGCTCGTCTCATCCACGCCCACCCCACGCTGGCTGAAGGTGTGATGGAATCAATGGAAGATCTTGATGGGGCCGCCATTCATCAACTGAGAAAGACAGGGAAGGGATGA
- the ndk gene encoding nucleoside-diphosphate kinase, whose product MNERTLAIVKPDAVKKNVIGDIIHRYEQAGLKPIAIKMIHMSQAVAEGFYAVHKARPFFGSLCAFMSSGPAVVIVLQGENAIKRNRELMGATDPAKAEAGTIRKAHGANIEFNAVHGSDSPETAQFEVGYFFPGMEIFG is encoded by the coding sequence ATGAACGAACGAACGTTGGCCATTGTCAAGCCGGATGCCGTCAAGAAGAATGTCATCGGAGATATCATTCACCGATACGAACAAGCAGGGTTGAAGCCGATCGCCATCAAGATGATTCACATGTCTCAGGCCGTGGCGGAAGGGTTTTATGCGGTGCACAAGGCGCGGCCGTTTTTCGGCAGTCTCTGTGCCTTCATGTCTTCTGGTCCGGCTGTGGTGATCGTGCTGCAAGGTGAGAATGCCATTAAGAGGAACCGGGAGCTGATGGGCGCGACGGATCCGGCCAAGGCCGAGGCAGGCACCATTCGCAAAGCCCATGGGGCGAATATCGAATTCAACGCCGTGCATGGTTCCGACTCACCGGAAACCGCTCAGTTTGAGGTTGGGTATTTCTTCCCCGGTATGGAGATTTTCGGATAG
- the rpmB gene encoding 50S ribosomal protein L28, which yields MALMCELCLKKPVSGNNVSHANNKTRRVFNPNIQTVRAVVGKSHKRIRVCTRCLRSGLVKKAV from the coding sequence GTGGCGCTTATGTGTGAACTGTGCCTCAAGAAGCCGGTCTCTGGGAATAACGTCAGCCATGCGAACAATAAGACCCGGCGGGTGTTCAACCCCAACATTCAAACTGTGCGAGCTGTGGTCGGCAAGAGCCACAAGCGAATCCGCGTCTGCACGCGCTGCTTACGTTCAGGATTAGTCAAGAAAGCCGTCTAG
- a CDS encoding ComEA family DNA-binding protein, with protein MIKSLLLKLGMLAVTIGVVLWLGWVRHVPIQSLAASTQERTTELVNSSSHHAGGEKRVAAVKVVSQHDRMVVDLNQATADELEALPGIGAVLAQRVIAYRESAGRFRTVEDLRSVKGIGAKKFDRLKSLVTVSTRETQRETERFTS; from the coding sequence ATGATCAAGTCTCTCCTCCTCAAATTGGGAATGTTGGCCGTCACGATTGGAGTGGTATTGTGGCTGGGATGGGTGCGTCATGTGCCTATTCAATCGCTTGCTGCCTCTACGCAGGAGCGAACTACGGAGCTAGTGAACAGTTCCAGTCACCATGCAGGTGGCGAGAAGCGTGTAGCAGCGGTCAAGGTGGTCAGCCAGCACGATCGGATGGTGGTCGACCTCAATCAAGCGACTGCCGATGAGCTGGAAGCGTTGCCAGGTATTGGTGCCGTGCTGGCGCAGCGGGTGATTGCGTATCGAGAATCGGCAGGACGATTTCGGACTGTCGAAGATCTTCGTAGCGTCAAAGGGATCGGCGCCAAGAAATTTGATCGCCTCAAGTCATTGGTCACGGTCTCCACCAGGGAGACGCAACGAGAGACGGAGCGATTCACGTCATGA